The DNA window CGAGTCGGACCTGATCAGCGGTACCGGCGTGTCGTAGCCGGATGAATGAAGGTCATCGCGTGATTCTTCGAGAGACCCGCGAAAGTCACTCGAGCAAAGGAATCAACGCGATGACCACTGCCCACGATATCGACCTGCCCACCGTGCTGGCTGAACGACTCACCAACACCCACCCCGACGTGCTGCGCGAGTTGTTGGCCACGTTCATCCACACCCTGATGGGCGCAGAAGCCGACGCGCTGTGCGGTGCGGGATACGGCGAGCGCAGCACCGAGCGCACCAACCAGCGCAACGGCTACCGTCATCGTCAGTTCGACACTCGGGCAGGCACACTGGATCTCGCGATTCCGAAGTTGCGGCAGGGCTCGTACTTCCCGGACTGGCTGCTGGAACGTCGCAAACGCGCCGAGCGCGCGCTGACCACGGTGGTGGCGACCTGCTACCTGCTCGGGGTGTCGACGCGGCGGATGGACAAACTCGTCGAGACCCTGGGGATCACGTCGTTGTCGAAGTCGCAGGTGTCGGTGATGGCCAAAGAGCTCGACGTCGCCGTGGAGGCGTTTCGTACCCGGCCGCTGGATGCCGGCCCGTACACGTTCGTGGCCGCTGACGCCCTGGTGCTCAAGGTCCGCGAGGGCGGACGTGTGGTCAACGTGCACGCCTTGATCGCGGTCGGCGTGAACGCCGAGGGCTACCGCGAGATCCTGGGCATCGACGTGTCCACCGCCGAGGACGGTGCGGGCTGGTTGGCGTTCTGGCGCTCGCTGACCGCCCGGGGCCTGTCCGGGGTCCGCCTGGTCACCAGCGACGCTCACGCGGGTCTGGTGGCCGCGATCGGCGCCACCCTGCCCGGGGCGGCCTGGCAGCGCTGCCGCACGCACTACACGACCAATCTGATGGCGATCACTCCGAAGGCGTCGTGGCCGTGGGTGCGCACCCTGCTGCATTCGGTGTTCGATCAACCCGATGCGGGATCGGTTGCTGCTCAATATGATCGGATCATCGACGCGCTGTCTGACAAGCTACCCAAGGTTGCCGAGCATCTAGAGAACGCCCGCGCGGACCTGCTGGCGTTTACTGCATTCCCCAAGCAGATCTGGCGCCAGATTTGGTCAAACAACCCCCAGGTTATCTGTAGTGCTGCGGTGAGCGTCTTTCATGTGGACCACGAAGTCTCGAAGTGGTCGGTTCTGCGTTCTGGATGTGGTTATCTCCAGCCGTCCATGAAGCAGAGCCTGGAGGATCGATGTGCTTGTTGTGAAGGTGGTTTCACCGCTCTCGTCGCGTGAATCGTTCACCGTCCTCGGCGAGGACGGTGTGCCGGTGGCACCGGTGGAGCGGTATCTGAAGTATTTGACCGACATAGAGCGGTCGCCGAACACGATCAAGGCCTATGCCCATGATCTGAAGGACTGGTTCACGTTCCTGGGCGGGTGCGGCCTGGACTGGCGGTCGGTGAGTCTGGAGGATATCGGCGCGTTCGTCGCCTGGCTGCGGCTGCCCACGGCGCTGCGGCAGGGCGCGATCGCCGTGCTGCCCTCGGTGGAGCATCACTGCGGCGAGTCAACGGTGAACCGGAAGCTGTCGGCGTTGGCGGCGTTCTATCTGCACGCCGTTCGCGACGGGATCGAGGTCGGCGAGCTGCTGACGACCTGGCAGATCGGAGGGTCGAGAGGCGGTTGGAAGCCGTTTCTGCACCACATCAGCAAGCACATGCCGCTACCCCGGCGAACAGTGTCGTTGAAGGCGCCGAAGAAGCTGCCGCGAGTGCTGATCCCCGGCGAGATCCAAACACTGCTGGACGCGTGTGACCGGTTGCGGGATCGGTTCCTGTTGGCGCTGCTCTATGACACCGGGATGCGCATCGGTGAGGCGCTGGGGCTGCGTCACAGCGACATCGCCGCCGCTGATCGGCAGATCACAGTTTGTCGGCGTGACAACGACAACCGAGCCCGCGCCAAATCGTTGACGGTCCGGACCGTTCCGGTGAGCGCGGAACTGATTCGGTTGTATGCCGATTACCTTCACGCTGAATACGGCGACCTCGACAGCGACTACGTTTTCGTCAACCTCTGGGGGCGGCCACACGGCCATCCGTTGACCTATAGCGCGGTCTACGACCTGGTCCGCCGTTTGCGCCGGCGCACGGACATCGACTTCGACCCGCATTGGCTGCGCCACACCGCAGCGACCAGGATGCTGCGCGACGGGATCGGATTGGAGGTCGTGGCCAAGCTGCTCGGCCACGCCAATGTCACCGTCACCGCCGCGACATACGGGCATCTGAACGTGGAGGACGCCCGCAAGGCGATGGAGCACGCGGGCTGGTTCATCGGAAAGGCCCAGGTGAACCTATGACCGCCCTGGAGCCCAACTCAACGCCGGGCCTGCTGGGCCTGCTCATAGCCGGTGTTCGCGCCGAATTCCGCAGCGACGCATTGGAGTTCGCCTCGGACGACGCCGTATTCGGTGGAGGGTCCTGCCGCGTCACCGACTGCGGACGCAGCGCCCGTGGCCATGGCCTCTGTCAAGGTCACCACCAGCGATGGGCCAACGCGGGCCGCCCCGACCTCGAAGAGTTCACTGCCTCGACCGACCCGCGTTGGCGCAAACATCGCCCCAACCAGGCATGTCGGGTCGACGGCTGCGGTTACGGGTCGGCTCGCCGCGGATTGTGTCAGCTGCACGCGCAACGGTGGGAACGCGCCGGGCGGCCGCCCCTGACCTCGTGGTTACGTGATCCGCTGCCGGTGAAACAGCCCCGGCCCGGCGCGACCTGCCAGATCGGGCACTGCTCGTTATGGCCGCAGGCCAAGTCGCCGCTATGCCATTCCCACACCAACACTTGGAAAGCGAACGACCGCAACGATATCGACGAGTTCGTCGCAAGATTCGAATCCAACGACACACCGGCAAACGAGACGATTCAGCTCGGGATGCTCACGCCGCAGCTCAAACTGGAGATGCAGTACGTACTGCAGCAACGCCACGACGACCGACGCGGCAAGCTGACGCCGGCCGTTGTCGCCAGGGTGGTCCGACTACTGATAGACACCGCCACCACCTCGCTGCTCGACTTCGACGCCGACCAATGGCGGCAACGCTCAGCCGTGCTACTCAACGACACGAGATCTCGCGGCTTGCTGCTCTATGCCCACCTCACCATGCTGGACTTGGCCGAGGCCGGAGGTTGGGAAGCCGAATACCCACGCGACGTCTGGCGGATGCACCGGCTCGGCTACGAAGGCCACTACACACTGCGGTTCGACCGCATCCCGCAACCCTGGCTCAGAGAGCCGGCCAAACGATGGATCCGGCTGCGCCTCTCACGCGGACTCAACCTCGAAGCAGGCGGTGGACGCCCGCTGCTGGCCATCGCCCGATTCGGACGATTTCTCGCTGACGTCGACATCGACGACATCAGCCGGATCGACCGGGAACTGCTCGAACGCTACCTCGCGCACCTGAACCAGGAATACAGCCCACAGCGCCGAGGCGCCCACATCGGCCTGCTCAATGGATTCTTTGCCGCGATCCGCCAACATTGCTGGGCCACAGGACTTCCCGACACTGCGATGTTCTTCGCCGAGGACCACCCCAAGCGCGGCGAACACCTGCCCAGAGCGTTGGCCGAACACGTCATGACCCAGCTCGAACACCACGACAACCTCGACCAGTTCAACAACCCTGCCTATCGACTGATCACCGTCATCCTGATGCGTTGCGGGCTCCGGATCACCGACGCCCTGCGATTGCGCGGCGACTGCGTCACCACAGACGCCGACGGGGCACCCTATCTGCGCTACTTCAACCACAAGATGAAGCGGGACGCCCTTGTTCCGATCGCCCCAGACCTCGTCGACATGATCGGCCACCAACGCCGACTCGTCTCCGAACGCTGGCCCGGCGGCACTGGACTGCTGTTCCCGCGCCCCACCAAGAACATCGACGGCCAAGTCCCCCTGGGGATCCCGACCTACCGCGAGGCGATGCACCGATGGCTCGCAGCCTGCGACATCCGCGACGAGCACAACCGGCGGGTGCATTTGACGCCGCACCAGTGGCGCCACACGCTCGGCACCCGCCTGATCAACCGCGACGTTCCGCAAGAGGTCGTGCGCCACATCCTCGACCACGACTCACCGCAGATGACCGCCCACTACGCTCGCCTGCACGACACCACCGTCCGCCGAGCCTGGGAAGCCGCCCGCAAAGTCGACAGCCACGGGCGTGAGGTCAACCTCGACCCAGACGGACCGATGGCCGACGCCGCTTGGGCCAAACAACGCCTCGGTCGCGCCACCCAAGCCCTACCCAACGGCTACTGCGGTCTGCCCGTCCAACAGAGCTGCCCACACGCCAACGCCTGCCTGACTTGCCCCATGTTCCTCACCACCCAGGAATTCCTGCCGCAACATCGGACCCAACGCAAGCAGACACTGCAACTGATCACAGCAGCAGAAGCTCGCGGACACAAACGGCTGGCCGAGATGAACCGCCAGGTTTTGGGCAACCTCGACGCCATCATCACCTCGCTCGACACTCCCACCGATCCGACGGCAGCCGAACATGCGAGCTGACAACAGCATTCACATCGTCACCGCAGCCAAGCAGCGTCACGAGCTCACCCGCGCAAAAGCTATCGCCGCCTTGCACGAACTCGACCGCGCCGGAACCAAGATCAGCTTCGAAGCCGTCGCCGAACACGCCGGTGTCTCCCGGTCCTGGCTCTACACCCAGCCCGACCTCAAAGACGAGATCAACCGCATCCGTGCGCTACGCCGCCCGCAACACGACCAGGCTCCGCCAGCCCGGCAACGCGCCAGGGAAGACTCCCTGCGCCAGCGCCTCGACGTCGCACTTCGCCGCAACCGTGAACTCGCCGAACAGAATCAGCGACTGCGCCACCAACTCGCCCATGCTCTCGGACAAGCCCGCGACGACACCCACAAGCGACCCGCCCGAGATCGCGATTCGATAACAATCGACCCCTGCTGACTGGGCGACAACCGAGCGCCAAGAGCACGTCGCGGACACCGTCCACACCGCAAACCAGCAGGTCACAACCCTGCCCGACCGCCGGACTACAGATAACCCAGGAACGGCTCAACAAGGAGATCCGCCGCCGCACCGACGTCGTCGGCATCTTCCCTGACCGCAACGCGCTGATCCGTCTCGTCGGGGCCGTCCTGGCCGAACAGCACGACGAATGGGCCGAATCCCGGCGCTACCTCGGCCTCGACGTCCTCAGCAAATCCCGAGCCGATCAGAGCTCACCGACCGAACAGGAGGCCACCCCCGCGGCACTGACCGCCTGAACCATCACATCGAAGAATCACACGAAGACGTCGTACACCACGCCCCTGGACTTGACCGCCGTTGGTGCAACTGTGGTGTTAAGCAGTCAGCATCAGACTGGCCGCCGTCGCCTCAGCTGTGTGCACCAACGCAGCACTCCTTCAGATGCCTTCGACCGGAGAGCACGCGTCGCAAGCACGTCAGCCGGGGCCACGTGCAGGGCTTTTAGAAACTTCCAAGGTCTGTTGCGAAGACTCACCTCGCTATAGGTGTCAGGCGACACCGAGCGCAACAGGAGGCAATGCACGATGAAGGCAACGAACTTGAAGAAAATCGCCGTTACAGGTGCCATTTCCGGCGCGCTGGGCTTGGCCGCCATCGGATTCGGGGCGGGCACGGCGAACGCCGACGAATTGGATTCAATCGCACCCCTCGTTCCCGGCGGTCTGAGCGACGACTGGCAGTCGTACTTGCCCTTGCTCGATGACGTCGCTGACATCGGCAGCATCGCGGGACTCGG is part of the Mycolicibacterium tusciae JS617 genome and encodes:
- a CDS encoding site-specific integrase, which encodes MLVVKVVSPLSSRESFTVLGEDGVPVAPVERYLKYLTDIERSPNTIKAYAHDLKDWFTFLGGCGLDWRSVSLEDIGAFVAWLRLPTALRQGAIAVLPSVEHHCGESTVNRKLSALAAFYLHAVRDGIEVGELLTTWQIGGSRGGWKPFLHHISKHMPLPRRTVSLKAPKKLPRVLIPGEIQTLLDACDRLRDRFLLALLYDTGMRIGEALGLRHSDIAAADRQITVCRRDNDNRARAKSLTVRTVPVSAELIRLYADYLHAEYGDLDSDYVFVNLWGRPHGHPLTYSAVYDLVRRLRRRTDIDFDPHWLRHTAATRMLRDGIGLEVVAKLLGHANVTVTAATYGHLNVEDARKAMEHAGWFIGKAQVNL
- a CDS encoding tyrosine-type recombinase/integrase, whose translation is MTALEPNSTPGLLGLLIAGVRAEFRSDALEFASDDAVFGGGSCRVTDCGRSARGHGLCQGHHQRWANAGRPDLEEFTASTDPRWRKHRPNQACRVDGCGYGSARRGLCQLHAQRWERAGRPPLTSWLRDPLPVKQPRPGATCQIGHCSLWPQAKSPLCHSHTNTWKANDRNDIDEFVARFESNDTPANETIQLGMLTPQLKLEMQYVLQQRHDDRRGKLTPAVVARVVRLLIDTATTSLLDFDADQWRQRSAVLLNDTRSRGLLLYAHLTMLDLAEAGGWEAEYPRDVWRMHRLGYEGHYTLRFDRIPQPWLREPAKRWIRLRLSRGLNLEAGGGRPLLAIARFGRFLADVDIDDISRIDRELLERYLAHLNQEYSPQRRGAHIGLLNGFFAAIRQHCWATGLPDTAMFFAEDHPKRGEHLPRALAEHVMTQLEHHDNLDQFNNPAYRLITVILMRCGLRITDALRLRGDCVTTDADGAPYLRYFNHKMKRDALVPIAPDLVDMIGHQRRLVSERWPGGTGLLFPRPTKNIDGQVPLGIPTYREAMHRWLAACDIRDEHNRRVHLTPHQWRHTLGTRLINRDVPQEVVRHILDHDSPQMTAHYARLHDTTVRRAWEAARKVDSHGREVNLDPDGPMADAAWAKQRLGRATQALPNGYCGLPVQQSCPHANACLTCPMFLTTQEFLPQHRTQRKQTLQLITAAEARGHKRLAEMNRQVLGNLDAIITSLDTPTDPTAAEHAS
- a CDS encoding DUF6262 family protein → MRADNSIHIVTAAKQRHELTRAKAIAALHELDRAGTKISFEAVAEHAGVSRSWLYTQPDLKDEINRIRALRRPQHDQAPPARQRAREDSLRQRLDVALRRNRELAEQNQRLRHQLAHALGQARDDTHKRPARDRDSITIDPC